The following are from one region of the Acidobacteriota bacterium genome:
- a CDS encoding BrnT family toxin: MGVTFEWDTAKDEANRRKHGIAFREAIPAFMDPLSFTIPDPDHSTAEERFILLGQDQRGRLLVVSHTDRGDRIRIISARKADRGERRDYENG; this comes from the coding sequence ATGGGGGTGACGTTTGAATGGGATACGGCCAAGGATGAAGCGAACCGCAGAAAGCATGGCATCGCCTTTAGAGAGGCGATTCCTGCCTTCATGGATCCGCTGTCCTTCACCATCCCTGATCCGGATCACTCGACGGCCGAAGAGCGGTTCATCCTACTGGGCCAAGACCAAAGGGGCCGGTTGCTCGTCGTGTCTCACACAGATCGAGGCGACCGAATTCGGATCATAAGTGCACGAAAAGCCGATCGAGGCGAACGAAGAGACTATGAAAATGGATAA
- a CDS encoding pentapeptide repeat-containing protein, whose translation MATFLILLTSFAVAAGGIIQNSQAPPEKRTVLGMTAVGSVLILLACSGFVASVAKERADAKVREIEQLRDQMNLAASRAREADFSLSDFSRSRFDRGNFTLTYFPEALFKDAGFRDARFDGANFEGAAFPGAHFKGADFRGADLRGIIVDERTLFPAESNLPPNPAAAAGAASQRR comes from the coding sequence ATGGCCACATTCCTCATTCTTCTTACGTCGTTCGCTGTTGCGGCCGGAGGCATCATACAGAACAGCCAAGCGCCGCCAGAAAAGCGCACGGTTCTGGGGATGACAGCCGTTGGCAGCGTCCTGATTTTGCTCGCATGCAGCGGGTTTGTGGCTTCAGTTGCTAAGGAACGTGCCGATGCGAAAGTGCGGGAGATTGAACAGCTGCGCGACCAGATGAACCTTGCGGCATCCCGCGCCCGGGAGGCAGACTTCAGTCTTTCTGACTTTTCCAGGTCCCGATTCGACAGGGGTAACTTTACACTCACCTACTTTCCCGAGGCATTGTTCAAGGATGCTGGGTTCCGTGATGCGCGTTTTGATGGGGCGAATTTCGAGGGTGCCGCCTTTCCCGGAGCCCATTTCAAGGGTGCCGATTTCAGAGGGGCTGACCTACGCGGGATCATCGTCGATGAGAGAACGCTCTTTCCAGCCGAGAGCAACTTGCCGCCCAACCCGGCCGCTGCAGCGGGCGCAGCTTCGCAGCGCCGGTGA